One Deinococcus grandis genomic region harbors:
- a CDS encoding VirB4 family type IV secretion system protein, which produces MPYHDVGNALKVAENQSNLTQQLTYHGLENGTVFTLDNKMTFGLNVDLLSAARATPDVRVSNRDRIMAAIQGALPAGAVVRFYLDNRPATRTALAQLAPIERDGSPVERMLQANHAVLERMRRGHWVSDSSAYFTVTLTVPGRPKKTPYKDVNLQALVSKAATLQSRLARQLTLGGMRTSPMSSDDVWARIIDYFNPDMASAEKPVYQRDLDAGDLAAYRVGQKLKNNPKAPRPFVATMRAQVACSGIDLDHDACFTVGHTRVGIVSFLKPTRSTHVGATEEIIQALGGTHSTFMVEYLVVDAPKVRAQINESLDKQETAASDPSMKAGREVYTRISEGTALVQALEMGQVLTEMSMHAIIFARSQEELDERRERTLAAFSSVGGCMPRIASHADGIHLYLQNAPFSGKRSAYQVAAYYRNAVDCMPQAGPWSGTREGVLPLRGRRGNVFSISPVAPGIRNAGVVVAGSSGGGKSVLVSMLAAGLVHRHQASLTVVDPKRDYLPLFMALGAADAIVSIKPNARLPSGERVRINPFDLRNEDDTVTAEKISYLLELMRALRINDLSGRRVSILHEAIQVFYRRFSRPIDRGGDVVDRYTGEGTLTDFADIISRLNIVGDKPVLSDPELRREVSDVANELRAYTRETPIGTLLDGPTTVNVQSRYLYLDISGMIDHPQLLTIGTLLTNELVWNRSMNMEGRKVIVMEEAGVAKELPGLVQLTNRLFMTGRSLGMIPILAMQNIETAKAYKDVVNNANTRILLASQPSEREDVAALFDLNASMRALYASLGGEANRFREALILQNGGNGHLDGDVGQLWLSREAYWMSTSDKQEAEYRAHVATELYAGDEARAAIHIAQEEQHAA; this is translated from the coding sequence ATGCCCTACCACGACGTCGGCAACGCCCTGAAAGTGGCGGAGAACCAAAGTAACCTCACCCAGCAGTTGACGTACCACGGCCTCGAGAACGGCACGGTCTTCACGCTCGACAACAAGATGACGTTCGGACTGAACGTCGATCTCCTGTCCGCGGCCCGGGCCACACCGGACGTCCGGGTGTCCAATCGGGACCGCATCATGGCCGCGATTCAGGGGGCGCTGCCTGCCGGCGCCGTGGTGCGCTTCTATCTGGACAACCGCCCGGCCACCCGGACTGCCCTCGCACAACTCGCGCCCATCGAGCGGGATGGCAGCCCCGTCGAGCGGATGCTCCAGGCGAATCACGCGGTCCTCGAACGCATGCGGCGTGGCCACTGGGTCAGCGACAGCTCGGCCTACTTCACGGTGACCCTCACCGTGCCCGGCCGACCCAAGAAGACGCCGTACAAGGACGTCAACCTGCAAGCCCTGGTCTCCAAAGCCGCCACGCTCCAGAGCCGCCTCGCCCGGCAGCTCACCCTCGGCGGGATGCGCACGAGCCCCATGTCCAGTGACGACGTCTGGGCCCGCATCATCGATTACTTCAACCCGGATATGGCCAGCGCGGAGAAACCCGTCTATCAACGGGATCTCGACGCCGGTGACCTGGCCGCTTACCGCGTCGGCCAGAAGCTCAAGAACAATCCCAAGGCGCCACGTCCCTTCGTGGCGACCATGCGAGCCCAGGTCGCGTGCAGCGGCATCGACCTGGACCATGACGCCTGCTTCACCGTGGGCCACACCCGGGTGGGCATCGTGTCGTTCCTCAAGCCGACCCGGAGCACGCACGTCGGTGCCACGGAAGAAATCATCCAGGCCCTGGGCGGCACGCACTCCACGTTCATGGTCGAGTACCTGGTCGTGGACGCCCCGAAAGTCCGCGCGCAGATCAACGAGTCACTGGACAAGCAGGAAACAGCTGCCAGTGATCCCTCCATGAAAGCCGGGCGCGAAGTGTACACGCGCATCTCGGAAGGGACGGCCCTGGTGCAGGCCCTGGAGATGGGGCAGGTACTCACGGAAATGAGCATGCACGCCATCATTTTCGCTCGCTCTCAGGAAGAACTGGACGAACGGCGTGAACGGACACTCGCGGCCTTCAGTTCGGTCGGGGGCTGCATGCCCCGCATCGCGTCGCACGCGGACGGCATTCACCTGTACCTGCAGAATGCGCCCTTCAGCGGGAAGCGCAGCGCGTATCAGGTGGCGGCGTACTACCGGAACGCGGTCGATTGCATGCCGCAGGCTGGTCCATGGTCGGGAACGCGTGAAGGCGTGCTGCCCCTGCGAGGCCGACGGGGCAACGTGTTCTCGATCTCGCCAGTCGCGCCGGGTATCCGCAACGCGGGCGTGGTGGTGGCGGGCAGCAGTGGTGGGGGGAAGAGCGTCCTGGTCTCCATGCTCGCTGCCGGGCTGGTGCACCGACATCAGGCATCCTTGACGGTCGTCGACCCGAAACGGGACTACCTCCCACTCTTCATGGCACTTGGTGCCGCAGATGCCATCGTCAGCATCAAACCCAACGCCCGGCTCCCCTCCGGCGAGCGGGTCCGCATCAATCCGTTCGATCTTCGTAATGAGGACGACACGGTCACTGCTGAAAAAATCTCGTACTTGCTGGAATTGATGCGCGCCCTGCGCATCAACGACCTGAGTGGGCGGCGCGTCAGCATCCTGCACGAGGCCATCCAGGTGTTCTACCGACGGTTCTCCCGGCCGATAGATCGGGGTGGGGACGTCGTGGACCGCTACACGGGCGAAGGGACCCTGACGGACTTCGCGGACATCATTTCGCGTCTGAACATCGTGGGGGACAAGCCCGTCCTGTCCGACCCGGAGCTGCGCCGTGAGGTGAGTGACGTCGCCAACGAACTCCGGGCGTACACGCGCGAAACGCCCATCGGGACGCTGCTGGACGGTCCCACCACCGTGAACGTTCAGTCCCGGTACCTGTACCTCGATATCAGCGGCATGATCGACCACCCCCAACTCCTGACCATCGGGACGCTGCTGACCAACGAACTCGTCTGGAATCGGAGCATGAACATGGAAGGCCGGAAGGTCATCGTCATGGAGGAAGCAGGGGTCGCAAAGGAGCTTCCTGGCCTCGTCCAGCTCACCAACCGCCTGTTCATGACGGGCCGTTCCCTCGGGATGATTCCCATCCTGGCCATGCAGAACATCGAAACTGCGAAAGCGTATAAGGACGTCGTCAACAACGCGAACACTCGCATCTTGCTGGCGAGCCAGCCGTCCGAGCGAGAAGATGTCGCGGCACTCTTCGATCTGAATGCGTCCATGCGGGCCCTGTACGCCTCGCTGGGCGGCGAAGCGAACCGGTTCCGGGAGGCACTCATCCTCCAGAACGGCGGGAACGGGCATCTGGACGGCGATGTCGGACAGCTGTGGCTGTCCCGCGAGGCGTACTGGATGAGCACCAGTGACAAGCAGGAAGCAGAGTACCGGGCCCACGTGGCGACGGAACTGTACGCCGGGGATGAAGCCCGGGCCGCCATTCACATCGCGCAGGAGGAGCAGCATGCCGCATAG
- a CDS encoding type IV secretory system conjugative DNA transfer family protein: MTPSQPERPQANPPSPVAVAAMSSTMLAVGVLLMQALDVGQRSAALIFQHTGLAQARQLKEDAMAALLIACGTDEKCGPWLSAQFSAGMAWYWLALLLPVIAIPLTMKFFPSRKAVPQKDPGLARWENKAALKRYMYGSDSTNDPFIGFLGYLKSGEVGGTFDSKDLPPMYIPLEDWCQNTLVWGGIRSGKTTSFFQPNIFLGAHLGITCVVFDVKWPQKDSGFYETIGYWHARKRRTVLLAPYEPYGARVNLIAGVFSFSDALEVADAVFPPPEFMEERGKHYNDKKRFMIAALMWLLRTEMGDQAHMGHVLEHAMLPDDRLMEWVETARDEQAKAILTGYRDAGESNFAETKNGIISALKVFFNQDVVRATSGLPTETTQLEECFRQPSLVMVGINQKNMMDGSGEVLFRLYKRLLDAAAMRVAAEQGGRLRVHLAYMMDELPSIGKINYMMRSLGTLRSYNISHHLGIQNDAQGQLVYGEAYWKAITTNVVARVIVFPRGINGDDAKKIRDLIGKTTATEVGVTGSRSIRVLEHEGSNAVSAKLVERDLLSYEEFSQFTLGEAVVRVNGHQPIRTQLAPMTMATVEGSGIKPGSKPNLLHGFYQETITRCPGGLVAYTARIIQDGALSDATSASSQQSTQGVASASAAPQAQGATGSAANLSVTEVVQWLRACMTELIEIELQLPERVITVRVDAEADPVNGTNAVTRLVIGGLLERTRTASHARLTKKAQAALPEDLKADLADYPDAYAVYRWLRDNALSISGTPERAAYEAQCASTDPPTTPTEPAAQVIDGTLLCTMTRTREIFRGEGVLRFPQKRIGSRDHNQIPVQSLAATAAAVRQARAAEAEPTGEGRLSRKEQKRQSKAELVNSVVGQSPDAR; this comes from the coding sequence GTGACGCCCTCTCAACCGGAGCGGCCGCAGGCGAACCCGCCGAGTCCCGTCGCCGTTGCGGCCATGAGCAGCACCATGCTCGCCGTGGGCGTCCTGCTCATGCAGGCCCTGGACGTCGGTCAACGGTCGGCCGCCTTGATCTTCCAGCACACTGGCCTTGCGCAGGCCCGCCAGTTGAAGGAGGACGCCATGGCCGCCCTGCTGATCGCCTGTGGAACTGACGAGAAGTGTGGCCCCTGGCTCAGCGCGCAGTTCTCCGCGGGCATGGCCTGGTACTGGCTGGCCCTCCTGCTGCCCGTCATCGCCATCCCCCTCACGATGAAATTCTTCCCCAGTCGCAAGGCGGTCCCGCAGAAGGATCCAGGGCTTGCCCGTTGGGAAAACAAGGCGGCCCTGAAGCGGTACATGTACGGCAGTGACTCCACGAACGACCCGTTCATCGGATTCCTCGGGTACCTCAAGAGCGGCGAGGTGGGCGGCACGTTCGATTCCAAGGACCTGCCGCCCATGTACATCCCGCTGGAGGACTGGTGCCAGAACACCCTGGTGTGGGGCGGCATCCGGAGCGGCAAGACGACATCGTTCTTCCAGCCGAACATCTTCCTGGGCGCCCACCTGGGCATCACGTGCGTGGTGTTCGACGTGAAGTGGCCGCAGAAGGACAGCGGGTTCTACGAGACGATCGGGTACTGGCATGCGCGGAAGCGGCGCACGGTCCTCCTCGCTCCGTACGAGCCGTATGGTGCGCGCGTCAACCTGATCGCGGGCGTCTTCTCCTTCTCGGACGCGCTGGAGGTGGCGGACGCCGTGTTCCCACCTCCAGAGTTCATGGAGGAGCGCGGGAAGCACTACAACGACAAGAAGCGCTTCATGATCGCCGCGCTGATGTGGCTCCTTCGCACGGAGATGGGTGACCAGGCCCACATGGGTCACGTCCTGGAACACGCCATGCTGCCCGACGACCGCCTCATGGAATGGGTCGAGACGGCCAGGGACGAGCAGGCGAAAGCGATCCTCACCGGGTATCGAGACGCGGGCGAGAGCAACTTCGCCGAGACGAAGAACGGCATCATCAGTGCCCTCAAAGTGTTCTTCAACCAGGATGTCGTCCGGGCGACGAGTGGCCTTCCGACCGAGACCACGCAACTGGAGGAATGCTTCCGTCAGCCGTCCCTGGTGATGGTGGGTATCAACCAGAAGAACATGATGGACGGCTCAGGCGAGGTGCTCTTCCGACTCTACAAACGCCTGCTGGATGCAGCGGCGATGCGCGTGGCGGCGGAGCAGGGTGGCCGTCTCCGGGTGCACCTGGCGTACATGATGGACGAGCTGCCCAGCATCGGGAAGATCAACTACATGATGCGGTCCCTGGGAACGCTGCGCTCGTACAACATCTCCCACCACCTTGGGATTCAGAACGACGCGCAGGGCCAACTGGTGTACGGAGAGGCGTACTGGAAGGCCATCACGACGAACGTGGTGGCCCGCGTGATCGTGTTCCCGCGCGGCATCAATGGGGATGACGCGAAGAAGATCCGGGACCTGATCGGCAAGACGACCGCCACGGAAGTCGGGGTGACGGGTAGCCGCTCCATCCGCGTTCTGGAGCACGAGGGCAGCAATGCCGTGTCCGCCAAGCTCGTCGAGCGAGACCTGCTCTCCTACGAGGAGTTCTCTCAATTCACGCTGGGTGAAGCGGTGGTGCGCGTGAACGGTCACCAGCCGATCAGGACGCAGCTCGCGCCGATGACCATGGCGACCGTGGAGGGAAGTGGCATCAAGCCAGGGTCGAAGCCCAACCTGCTGCACGGGTTCTACCAGGAGACCATCACGCGTTGCCCGGGCGGCCTGGTGGCGTACACGGCCCGGATCATTCAGGATGGTGCGCTCTCAGATGCCACCAGTGCATCATCCCAGCAGAGCACCCAGGGTGTTGCGTCCGCGTCAGCGGCACCGCAAGCTCAGGGCGCGACGGGGAGTGCCGCCAATCTGTCGGTCACTGAAGTGGTGCAGTGGCTCCGGGCATGCATGACTGAACTCATCGAGATCGAACTGCAACTGCCAGAGCGGGTGATCACGGTGCGTGTAGATGCGGAAGCGGACCCTGTCAATGGCACGAATGCCGTGACGCGCCTGGTGATTGGTGGACTCCTCGAGCGCACCCGGACGGCCTCTCACGCCCGCCTGACCAAGAAGGCACAGGCCGCCCTCCCCGAGGACCTGAAAGCCGATCTGGCGGACTATCCGGACGCCTACGCGGTCTACCGGTGGCTGCGGGATAATGCCCTGAGCATCAGCGGTACGCCCGAACGTGCGGCGTATGAGGCCCAGTGCGCGAGCACCGACCCCCCCACCACGCCGACCGAGCCTGCCGCTCAGGTGATCGACGGGACCCTGCTCTGCACCATGACCCGCACGCGGGAGATCTTCAGGGGTGAGGGCGTCCTTCGGTTCCCCCAGAAGCGGATCGGCAGTCGGGACCACAACCAGATCCCCGTGCAATCACTCGCTGCGACGGCGGCCGCCGTCCGTCAGGCGCGGGCCGCAGAAGCTGAACCGACTGGGGAGGGCAGGCTGTCCCGGAAGGAGCAGAAGCGGCAATCGAAGGCGGAGCTCGTGAACAGTGTCGTGGGCCAATCACCCGACGCACGCTGA
- a CDS encoding GreA/GreB family elongation factor: protein MNDRLDLAQLAPHAPKRNVADFLRRTIDPDFLERCVDKQASVAAQRAAARKRGDDVTITAPLAGVLMGTKQQYPALYEAFFALVKAGVMARHQRTAITEGMPFAGVKSGDRVAVTERDFIDPLTVHTREGVDIDLRAESALVRLSRSWMEVDRVFNAETVLSRGEAGALEATQFAHSEYQVLSESLLTEVLDVEGLLIPWDASPRDARALAETISDTYLRTRVLAALDQMDGVDDTHRVYLHSEGQPAFRVRKIAPVEKWKPYTPTPPQRTVPEPTPQKRRPGRTTTAKKRVVSVAAYADMLTRLSALRQERETISELMGSAIEDGDLRESAAYDEARTRMFETDAAISQLERDLLDVEPGDVDSNIGRTFEITIAGVPKTVRLTDGHPQIGEVSTAGSLGQALLHATAGQTVTVTSTHHRLVPTTSRQIMTAGTVTSKRHVPEGVTAPAITDVHTQYTSTLVTYKREQPVQVVNVIHILSIT from the coding sequence ATGAATGACCGACTTGATCTGGCCCAGCTCGCCCCCCACGCCCCCAAGCGGAACGTCGCCGATTTCCTTCGCCGGACCATCGACCCCGACTTCCTCGAACGCTGCGTGGACAAGCAGGCCAGTGTGGCCGCCCAGCGTGCCGCTGCCCGCAAACGCGGCGATGACGTGACGATCACGGCGCCCCTGGCCGGCGTCCTGATGGGCACCAAGCAGCAATACCCCGCCCTGTACGAGGCGTTCTTCGCCCTCGTGAAGGCTGGGGTCATGGCGCGCCACCAACGCACCGCGATCACCGAAGGCATGCCGTTCGCTGGCGTGAAGTCCGGCGACCGCGTGGCCGTGACGGAACGCGACTTCATTGACCCCTTGACCGTACACACACGTGAAGGCGTGGACATCGATCTACGCGCCGAAAGCGCCCTGGTTCGTCTCTCCCGCTCATGGATGGAAGTGGACCGCGTGTTCAACGCGGAAACCGTCCTCTCCAGGGGTGAAGCGGGCGCACTGGAAGCCACCCAATTCGCGCACAGTGAGTATCAGGTCCTCAGCGAGAGCCTCCTGACCGAGGTCCTCGACGTCGAAGGCCTGCTCATCCCCTGGGACGCCTCACCCCGCGACGCCCGGGCCCTCGCCGAAACCATCAGTGACACGTACCTGCGCACCCGCGTCCTGGCTGCGCTCGATCAGATGGACGGCGTGGATGACACCCACCGCGTCTACCTCCACAGCGAGGGCCAACCCGCCTTCCGCGTCCGGAAGATCGCGCCCGTCGAGAAGTGGAAGCCGTACACGCCCACCCCTCCTCAGCGGACCGTCCCGGAACCCACCCCCCAGAAACGGCGCCCCGGCCGGACCACCACGGCGAAGAAACGTGTGGTCTCCGTCGCTGCATACGCCGACATGCTCACCCGCCTGAGCGCCCTCCGACAGGAACGAGAGACCATCTCCGAACTGATGGGCAGCGCGATCGAAGACGGGGACCTACGTGAAAGTGCCGCCTACGATGAAGCCCGCACCCGCATGTTCGAAACAGACGCCGCGATCAGTCAACTCGAACGCGACCTGCTCGACGTGGAACCGGGTGACGTGGACAGCAACATTGGCCGCACCTTCGAGATCACCATCGCCGGCGTCCCCAAAACCGTCCGCCTCACCGATGGACACCCCCAGATCGGCGAAGTCAGCACCGCCGGATCACTCGGTCAGGCCCTGCTCCACGCCACCGCTGGACAGACCGTGACCGTCACCTCCACGCACCACCGCCTCGTGCCCACCACCAGCCGTCAGATCATGACTGCCGGAACCGTCACGAGTAAGCGCCACGTCCCAGAAGGCGTGACCGCACCGGCCATCACCGACGTGCACACCCAGTACACGTCCACACTCGTCACCTACAAGCGGGAACAGCCAGTCCAGGTTGTGAACGTGATCCACATTCTCAGCATCACCTGA